One part of the Homo sapiens chromosome 19, GRCh38.p14 Primary Assembly genome encodes these proteins:
- the ISOC2 gene encoding isochorismatase domain-containing protein 2 isoform X1, whose translation MAAARPSLGRVLPGSSVLFLCDMQEKFRHNIAYFPQIVSVAARMLKDPRSYPGLALTSLYPQNTTLDLLDRGLQVHVVVDACSSRSQVDRLVALARMRQSGAFLSTSEGLILQLVGDAVHPQFKEIQKLIKEPAPDSGLLGLFQGQNSLLH comes from the exons ATGGCGGCTGCCAGGCCCAGCCTGGGCCGAGTCCTCCCAGGATCCTCTGTCCTGTTCCTGTGTGACATGCAGGAGAAGTTCCGCCACAACATCGCCTACTTCCCACAGATCGTCTCAGTGGCTGCCCGCATGCTCAAG GACCCCCGTTCTTATCCGGGGTTGGCCCTGACCTCTCTCTACCCACAGAACACGACCCTGGACCTCCTAGACCGGGGGCTGCAGGTCcatgtggtggtggacgcctgctCCTCACGCAG CCAGGTGGACCGGCTGGTGGCTCTGGCCCGCATGAGACAGAGTGGTGCCTTCCTCTCCACCAGCGAAGGGCTCATTCTGCAGCTTGTGGGCGATGCCGTCCACCCCCAGTTCAAGGAG ATCCAGAAACTCATCAAGGAGCCCGCCCCAGACAGCGGACTGCTGGGCCTCTTCCAAGGCCAGAACTCCCTcctccactga
- the ISOC2 gene encoding isochorismatase domain-containing protein 2 isoform 2 (isoform 2 is encoded by transcript variant 2), with protein sequence MAAARPSLGRVLPGSSVLFLCDMQEKFRHNIAYFPQIVSVAARMLKVARLLEVPVMLTEQYPQGLGPTVPELGTEGLRPLAKTCFSMVPALQQELDSRPQLRSVLLCGIEAQACILDPRSYPGLALTSLYPQNTTLDLLDRGLQVHVVVDACSSRSQVDRLVALARMRQSGAFLSTSEGLILQLVGDAVHPQFKEIQKLIKEPAPDSGLLGLFQGQNSLLH encoded by the exons ATGGCGGCTGCCAGGCCCAGCCTGGGCCGAGTCCTCCCAGGATCCTCTGTCCTGTTCCTGTGTGACATGCAGGAGAAGTTCCGCCACAACATCGCCTACTTCCCACAGATCGTCTCAGTGGCTGCCCGCATGCTCAAG GTGGCCCGGCTGCTTGAGGTGCCAGTCATGCTGACGGAGCAGTACCCACAAGGCCTGGGCCCCACGGTGCCCGAGCTGGGGACTGAGGGCCTTCGGCCGCTGGCCAAGACCTGCTTCAGCATGGTGCCTGCCCTGCAGCAGGAGCTGGACAGTCGGCCCCAGCTGCGCTCTGTGCTGCTCTGTGGCATTGAGGCACAGGCCTGCATCTTG GACCCCCGTTCTTATCCGGGGTTGGCCCTGACCTCTCTCTACCCACAGAACACGACCCTGGACCTCCTAGACCGGGGGCTGCAGGTCcatgtggtggtggacgcctgctCCTCACGCAG CCAGGTGGACCGGCTGGTGGCTCTGGCCCGCATGAGACAGAGTGGTGCCTTCCTCTCCACCAGCGAAGGGCTCATTCTGCAGCTTGTGGGCGATGCCGTCCACCCCCAGTTCAAGGAG ATCCAGAAACTCATCAAGGAGCCCGCCCCAGACAGCGGACTGCTGGGCCTCTTCCAAGGCCAGAACTCCCTcctccactga
- the ISOC2 gene encoding isochorismatase domain-containing protein 2 isoform 1 (isoform 1 is encoded by transcript variant 1), with amino-acid sequence MAAARPSLGRVLPGSSVLFLCDMQEKFRHNIAYFPQIVSVAARMLKVARLLEVPVMLTEQYPQGLGPTVPELGTEGLRPLAKTCFSMVPALQQELDSRPQLRSVLLCGIEAQACILNTTLDLLDRGLQVHVVVDACSSRSQVDRLVALARMRQSGAFLSTSEGLILQLVGDAVHPQFKEIQKLIKEPAPDSGLLGLFQGQNSLLH; translated from the exons ATGGCGGCTGCCAGGCCCAGCCTGGGCCGAGTCCTCCCAGGATCCTCTGTCCTGTTCCTGTGTGACATGCAGGAGAAGTTCCGCCACAACATCGCCTACTTCCCACAGATCGTCTCAGTGGCTGCCCGCATGCTCAAG GTGGCCCGGCTGCTTGAGGTGCCAGTCATGCTGACGGAGCAGTACCCACAAGGCCTGGGCCCCACGGTGCCCGAGCTGGGGACTGAGGGCCTTCGGCCGCTGGCCAAGACCTGCTTCAGCATGGTGCCTGCCCTGCAGCAGGAGCTGGACAGTCGGCCCCAGCTGCGCTCTGTGCTGCTCTGTGGCATTGAGGCACAGGCCTGCATCTTG AACACGACCCTGGACCTCCTAGACCGGGGGCTGCAGGTCcatgtggtggtggacgcctgctCCTCACGCAG CCAGGTGGACCGGCTGGTGGCTCTGGCCCGCATGAGACAGAGTGGTGCCTTCCTCTCCACCAGCGAAGGGCTCATTCTGCAGCTTGTGGGCGATGCCGTCCACCCCCAGTTCAAGGAG ATCCAGAAACTCATCAAGGAGCCCGCCCCAGACAGCGGACTGCTGGGCCTCTTCCAAGGCCAGAACTCCCTcctccactga
- the ISOC2 gene encoding isochorismatase domain-containing protein 2 isoform 3 (isoform 3 is encoded by transcript variant 3), which translates to MAAARPSLGRVLPGSSVLFLCDMQEKFRHNIAYFPQIVSVAARMLKNTTLDLLDRGLQVHVVVDACSSRSQVDRLVALARMRQSGAFLSTSEGLILQLVGDAVHPQFKEIQKLIKEPAPDSGLLGLFQGQNSLLH; encoded by the exons ATGGCGGCTGCCAGGCCCAGCCTGGGCCGAGTCCTCCCAGGATCCTCTGTCCTGTTCCTGTGTGACATGCAGGAGAAGTTCCGCCACAACATCGCCTACTTCCCACAGATCGTCTCAGTGGCTGCCCGCATGCTCAAG AACACGACCCTGGACCTCCTAGACCGGGGGCTGCAGGTCcatgtggtggtggacgcctgctCCTCACGCAG CCAGGTGGACCGGCTGGTGGCTCTGGCCCGCATGAGACAGAGTGGTGCCTTCCTCTCCACCAGCGAAGGGCTCATTCTGCAGCTTGTGGGCGATGCCGTCCACCCCCAGTTCAAGGAG ATCCAGAAACTCATCAAGGAGCCCGCCCCAGACAGCGGACTGCTGGGCCTCTTCCAAGGCCAGAACTCCCTcctccactga